The Streptomyces sp. SS1-1 genome has a segment encoding these proteins:
- a CDS encoding MFS transporter — MTSTLRPAETTEAVTARPGRWLALSVLVLAVLLVAVDATVLALATPYISEDLKPSGTQLLWIGDVYSFVIAGLLVSMGSLGDRIGRKRILLVGATAFGALSVLNAYATSPEMLIAARALLGVAGATLMPATLALIRNLFHDPRERSLAIGIWGATASAGTAVGPIAGGFLLEHFWWGSVFLINLPVMVVLVLVGIRLLPESRDPAPGPWDLPSVLLSLLGMVGVVYAVKEAAAHGFTWLTLAAGLAGAGALYGFVRRQFTLPAPLLDMRLFRHRGFSGAVLADLLTILGLSGLVFFLSQFLQLVQGRGPLEAGLAELPAAIGAVVAGLVAGRAARRFSVRAVVSAGLASIGVALAVLTVIDAGTGYPLLGAALLVVGVGAGFSFTVTSDVILSSVPKEQAGAASAVSETAYELGAALGIAVLGSIVTGVYRGFTGPAGTPAEAHESLGGAVEAAAGLPARTSEAMLDAARGAFVDGLALAAGAGAAVLLAAAVAAWFLLRGQRLDDTASR; from the coding sequence ATGACCAGCACCCTGCGGCCGGCGGAGACGACCGAGGCGGTGACCGCGCGCCCGGGCCGTTGGCTCGCGCTGTCCGTCCTCGTCCTCGCCGTGCTGCTGGTGGCCGTCGACGCGACCGTCCTCGCTCTCGCGACGCCCTACATCAGCGAGGACCTCAAGCCCTCCGGCACCCAGCTCCTGTGGATCGGCGACGTCTACTCGTTCGTGATCGCGGGCCTGCTCGTGTCGATGGGCAGCCTCGGCGACCGCATCGGCCGCAAGCGGATCCTGCTCGTCGGCGCCACGGCGTTCGGCGCGCTGTCCGTCCTCAACGCCTACGCCACGAGCCCCGAGATGCTGATCGCCGCCCGGGCCCTGCTCGGCGTCGCGGGCGCCACCCTGATGCCGGCGACCCTCGCCCTCATCCGCAACCTCTTCCACGACCCGCGCGAGCGCAGCCTCGCCATCGGCATCTGGGGCGCCACGGCCTCCGCGGGCACCGCCGTCGGCCCGATAGCCGGCGGATTCCTGCTCGAACACTTCTGGTGGGGATCGGTCTTCCTGATCAACCTGCCCGTGATGGTGGTCCTGGTCCTCGTCGGCATCCGGCTGCTGCCCGAGTCCCGCGACCCGGCCCCGGGCCCCTGGGACCTGCCCAGCGTCCTGCTGTCCCTGCTCGGCATGGTCGGTGTCGTCTACGCGGTCAAGGAGGCCGCCGCGCACGGCTTCACCTGGCTCACGCTCGCCGCGGGCCTCGCGGGCGCGGGCGCCCTGTACGGCTTCGTCCGGCGCCAGTTCACCCTGCCGGCGCCGCTGCTCGACATGCGGCTGTTCCGCCACCGGGGCTTCAGCGGCGCGGTCCTGGCCGACCTGCTCACCATCCTCGGCCTGTCCGGGCTGGTGTTCTTCCTGTCGCAGTTCCTCCAGCTGGTGCAGGGCAGGGGACCGCTCGAAGCGGGTCTGGCCGAACTGCCCGCCGCGATCGGCGCGGTGGTCGCCGGTCTGGTCGCGGGCCGGGCGGCCCGCCGCTTCTCGGTCCGGGCCGTCGTCTCGGCCGGCCTCGCGTCGATCGGCGTGGCGCTCGCCGTGCTCACGGTGATCGACGCCGGCACGGGCTACCCCCTGCTGGGGGCGGCCCTCCTCGTGGTGGGCGTCGGCGCGGGCTTCTCCTTCACCGTGACGTCCGACGTGATCCTGTCCTCCGTACCGAAGGAGCAGGCGGGCGCCGCGTCGGCGGTGTCGGAGACGGCGTACGAACTCGGCGCCGCCCTCGGTATCGCGGTGCTCGGCTCGATCGTCACCGGCGTCTACCGGGGCTTCACCGGCCCGGCCGGCACCCCGGCCGAGGCCCACGAGTCCCTCGGCGGCGCGGTGGAGGCGGCGGCGGGCCTGCCCGCCCGGACCTCCGAGGCGATGCTGGACGCGGCCCGCGGCGCCTTCGTCGACGGCCTCGCCCTGGCGGCGGGCGCCGGAGCGGCCGTCCTGCTGGCGGCGGCGGTGGCGGCCTGGTTCCTGCTGCGCGGTCAGCGGCTGGACGACACGGCGTCCCGCTGA
- the argH gene encoding argininosuccinate lyase: MSSNSGDVRLWGGRFADGPAEALAKLSASVHFDWRLAPYDIAGSRAHARVLHTAGLLTEDELTRMLAGLDQLEADVADGSFTGTVADEDVHTALERGLLERLGPDLGGKLRAGRSRNDQVATLFRMYLRDHARIIGGLIADLQDALIGLAEAHPDVAMPGRTHLQHAQPVLFAHHVLAHVQSLSRDAERLRQWDERTAVSPYGSGALAGSSLGLDPEAVAKDLGFEHGSAGNSIDGTASRDFAAEFAFITAMIGVNLSRIAEEVIIWNTKEFSFVTLHDAFSTGSSIMPQKKNPDIAELARGKSGRLIGNLTGLMATLKALPLAYNRDLQEDKEPVFDSCDQLEVLLPAFTGMMATLTVNRERMEELAPAGFSLATDIAEWLVKQGVPFRVAHEVAGECVKAAEAEGKELDELTDDQFAKISAHLTPEVRTVLNVPGALASRNGRGGTAPSAVAVQLAEVKADVAAQHTWATAKNG, translated from the coding sequence GTGAGCAGCAACAGCGGTGACGTCCGGCTCTGGGGCGGCCGTTTCGCCGACGGTCCCGCCGAGGCCCTGGCCAAGCTGTCCGCCTCCGTCCACTTCGACTGGCGGCTGGCGCCCTACGACATCGCCGGGTCCCGTGCGCACGCGCGCGTGCTCCACACGGCGGGGCTGCTCACCGAGGACGAGCTGACCCGGATGCTCGCCGGCCTCGACCAGCTGGAGGCGGACGTCGCCGACGGCTCGTTCACGGGCACGGTCGCCGACGAGGACGTGCACACGGCCCTGGAGCGGGGCCTGCTGGAGCGGCTCGGCCCCGACCTCGGCGGCAAGCTGCGCGCGGGCCGGTCCCGCAACGACCAGGTCGCCACCCTCTTCCGGATGTACCTGCGCGACCACGCCCGGATCATCGGCGGTCTGATCGCCGACCTCCAGGACGCGCTGATCGGGCTCGCCGAAGCGCACCCGGACGTGGCGATGCCCGGCCGCACCCACCTCCAGCACGCCCAGCCGGTGCTCTTCGCCCACCACGTCCTCGCCCACGTCCAGTCCCTGTCCCGGGACGCCGAACGGCTGCGGCAGTGGGACGAGCGGACGGCCGTCTCGCCGTACGGCTCGGGCGCGCTCGCGGGCTCCTCGCTCGGTCTGGACCCGGAGGCGGTGGCCAAGGACCTCGGCTTCGAGCACGGGTCGGCCGGCAACTCCATCGACGGCACGGCCTCCCGTGACTTCGCCGCCGAGTTCGCCTTCATCACCGCGATGATCGGCGTGAACCTCTCCCGGATCGCCGAGGAGGTCATCATCTGGAACACGAAGGAGTTCTCCTTCGTGACCCTGCACGACGCCTTCTCCACGGGCTCGTCGATCATGCCGCAGAAGAAGAACCCGGACATCGCCGAACTCGCCCGGGGCAAGAGCGGCCGTCTGATCGGCAACCTCACGGGTCTGATGGCCACGCTCAAGGCGCTCCCGCTGGCCTACAACCGGGACCTGCAGGAGGACAAGGAGCCGGTGTTCGACTCCTGCGACCAGCTGGAGGTCCTGCTCCCCGCCTTCACCGGCATGATGGCCACCCTCACGGTCAACCGTGAGCGCATGGAGGAACTGGCCCCGGCCGGCTTCTCCCTGGCCACCGACATCGCCGAGTGGCTGGTCAAGCAGGGCGTACCCTTCCGGGTCGCCCACGAGGTCGCCGGTGAGTGCGTGAAGGCCGCCGAGGCCGAGGGCAAGGAGCTCGACGAGCTGACGGACGACCAGTTCGCGAAGATCTCCGCGCATCTGACGCCCGAGGTGCGGACCGTGCTGAACGTGCCCGGGGCCCTGGCCTCCCGCAACGGCCGCGGCGGCACCGCCCCGAGCGCGGTCGCCGTCCAGCTCGCCGAGGTCAAGGCCGACGTGGCGGCCCAGCACACCTGGGCCACGGCCAAGAACGGCTGA
- a CDS encoding lysophospholipid acyltransferase family protein, with amino-acid sequence MSRFALIKAVLGPIMRLMFRPQVEGAEHIPGDGPVILAGNHLTFIDSMILPLVCDRQVYFIGKDEYVTGKGFKGRLMAWFFTGVGMIPVDRDGGRGGVAALMTGRRILEEGKVFGIYPEGTRSPDGRLYRGRTGIARLTLMTGAPVVPFAMIGTDKIQPNGAGMPRPGKVTVRFGEAMEFSRYEGMDRDRYVLRAVTDSVMAEVMRLSGQEYVDMYASKAKEAA; translated from the coding sequence TTGTCCCGCTTCGCGCTCATCAAGGCAGTGCTCGGACCGATCATGCGCCTGATGTTCCGCCCACAGGTGGAGGGCGCGGAGCACATCCCGGGCGACGGCCCGGTCATCCTGGCCGGCAACCACCTCACGTTCATCGACTCGATGATCCTTCCGCTGGTGTGCGACCGGCAGGTCTACTTCATCGGCAAGGACGAGTACGTCACCGGCAAGGGCTTCAAGGGCCGCCTCATGGCCTGGTTCTTCACGGGCGTCGGCATGATCCCGGTGGACCGCGACGGCGGCCGGGGCGGCGTCGCCGCGCTGATGACCGGGCGCCGGATCCTGGAGGAGGGCAAGGTCTTCGGCATCTACCCCGAGGGCACCCGCTCCCCCGACGGGCGCCTGTACCGGGGCCGCACCGGCATCGCCCGCCTCACGCTGATGACGGGCGCGCCGGTCGTGCCGTTCGCCATGATCGGCACGGACAAGATCCAGCCGAACGGCGCCGGCATGCCCCGCCCGGGCAAGGTGACCGTGCGCTTCGGCGAGGCGATGGAGTTCTCCCGGTACGAGGGGATGGACCGCGACCGCTATGTGCTGCGCGCGGTGACCGACTCCGTGATGGCCGAGGTCATGCGGCTGTCCGGCCAGGAGTACGTGGACATGTACGCCAGCAAGGCCAAGGAAGCGGCCTGA
- a CDS encoding aldo/keto reductase, with the protein MPFARLATATTPTCHIGLGLAAVGRPGYINLGRDEDLGADRSVEALRARTHELLDAAYAQGVRYVDAARSYGRSEEFLASWLAARPDVDDVVVGSKWGYTYTADWTTDAERHEVKDHGLVTFERQRAETAALLGDRLDLYQIHSVTPDSPALTDKELHARLAETAAEGVTIGFSTSGPAQADAVRAALAVTVDGEPLFRTVQSTYNVLETSVGPALAEAHDAGLTVIVKEGMANGRLAGPAAPEALRAVAAETSQGCDAVALAFVLRQPWAGVVLSGAATTAQLASNLHAAVVDLDEERLARLTDLAEEPAAYWETRARLPWH; encoded by the coding sequence ATGCCCTTCGCCCGACTGGCGACAGCGACGACCCCGACCTGCCACATCGGACTCGGCCTCGCCGCCGTCGGCCGCCCCGGCTACATCAACCTCGGCCGGGACGAGGACCTCGGAGCCGACCGCAGCGTCGAGGCGCTGCGCGCCCGCACCCATGAACTTCTCGACGCCGCCTACGCCCAGGGCGTGCGCTATGTCGACGCCGCCCGCTCCTACGGCCGTTCGGAGGAGTTCCTCGCGTCCTGGCTCGCCGCCCGCCCCGACGTCGACGACGTCGTCGTCGGCAGCAAGTGGGGCTACACCTACACCGCGGACTGGACGACGGACGCCGAGCGGCACGAGGTCAAGGACCACGGCCTGGTCACCTTCGAGCGCCAGCGCGCCGAGACCGCAGCGCTGCTCGGTGACCGCCTCGACCTCTACCAGATCCACTCGGTCACCCCGGACAGCCCCGCGCTCACCGACAAGGAGCTGCACGCGCGGCTCGCCGAGACCGCCGCCGAGGGCGTGACCATCGGGTTCTCCACGAGCGGCCCGGCCCAGGCGGACGCCGTGCGCGCCGCCCTCGCCGTGACGGTCGACGGCGAACCCCTCTTCCGTACCGTCCAGTCGACGTACAACGTCCTGGAGACCTCGGTGGGACCGGCTCTCGCCGAGGCGCACGACGCCGGGCTGACGGTGATCGTCAAGGAGGGCATGGCCAACGGGCGGCTCGCCGGCCCGGCCGCGCCCGAGGCGCTGCGGGCCGTGGCCGCCGAGACCTCCCAGGGCTGCGACGCGGTCGCCCTCGCGTTCGTCCTGCGCCAGCCGTGGGCCGGTGTCGTCCTGTCCGGCGCCGCGACCACCGCGCAGCTGGCGTCCAACCTGCACGCCGCCGTGGTCGACCTGGACGAGGAGCGGCTGGCCCGGCTCACGGACCTCGCGGAGGAGCCGGCCGCGTACTGGGAGACGCGCGCCCGCCTGCCCTGGCACTGA
- a CDS encoding TetR/AcrR family transcriptional regulator has product MAVDREHVLRSAAALLTRKATATMDEVAKAAGISRATLHRQFTGRDALVRALEALGIAECEAALDAAGLDSGPASDAVRRLVHAIEPAAGLLAFLYTENQLYEGEDVNPGWTAIDERISALFRRGQLAGEFRIDLTPAWLTEALFGLMASGAWMVQSGKGAPRDFHHMIVGLLLGGALRREES; this is encoded by the coding sequence ATGGCTGTCGATCGTGAACACGTGCTGCGCAGTGCCGCCGCCCTGCTGACCCGCAAGGCCACCGCGACCATGGACGAGGTCGCCAAGGCCGCCGGGATCAGTCGCGCCACCCTGCACCGGCAGTTCACGGGCCGTGACGCGCTCGTCCGCGCCCTGGAGGCGCTGGGCATCGCCGAGTGCGAGGCCGCGCTGGACGCGGCCGGCCTCGACAGCGGCCCCGCGTCCGACGCCGTACGCCGGCTCGTCCACGCGATCGAGCCCGCCGCGGGACTCCTCGCCTTCCTCTACACCGAGAACCAGCTCTACGAGGGCGAGGACGTCAACCCCGGCTGGACCGCGATCGACGAGCGCATCTCCGCCCTGTTCCGGCGCGGCCAGCTCGCCGGGGAGTTCCGCATCGACCTGACCCCGGCCTGGCTCACCGAGGCGCTGTTCGGCCTGATGGCCTCCGGCGCCTGGATGGTGCAGAGCGGCAAGGGAGCCCCCCGGGACTTCCACCACATGATCGTCGGGCTGCTGCTCGGCGGCGCGCTCCGGAGAGAGGAATCATGA